A DNA window from Ostrea edulis chromosome 5, xbOstEdul1.1, whole genome shotgun sequence contains the following coding sequences:
- the LOC125649210 gene encoding tropomyosin isoform X4 — protein MERTGDSNVTDPANWTEICDSLQVDTDLGTGLSQDSMVSMSSSQLSQESVASTHSTDITSDILTPEISAKKKKKSGTKKVKKKKDKGLSDGETAEKVKKGKKDKTKKKKPRSSSSVRPEPEGGNPVNILPMDEYDRVIYSDDPLFSDMEISEEEEPNQKPRRPSRPGGLMFSCLSLGIQSNTMIKYAIIGTEVQNILKVSLRRAEQEIQGFNRRIQLLEEDMERSEERLQSATEKLEEASKAADESERARRCLENKSLLDDGRIDQLEGGMKQMELVANEAERKYEEAARKLCVLEGELERAEERYELAESKVKTLEDELHVATNSLKALEISDEKASQREDSYEETIRDLTQRLKDAENRATEAERTVSKLQKEVDRLEGRAQHAQRSYPPLCALSQLHLVTVVSNFYCLLE, from the exons atggaAAGGACCGGGGATTCGAACGTGACAGACCCCGCCAATTGGACGGAGATCTGTGATAGCTTACAAGTGGACACAGATTTAGGGACTGGACTTTCACAGGACTCGATGGTTAGTATGTCCTCCTCGCAACTTTCACAAGAGTCAGTGGCTTCGACGCATTCCACGGACATCACGTCGGATATATTAACTCCAGAAATTTCtgcaaagaaaaagaaaaaatcgggaactaaaaaagtgaaaaagaaaaaggacAAGGGTTTAAGTGATGGAGAAACCGCAGAGAAAGTTAAGAAAGGTAAAAAAGacaaaactaaaaagaaaaaaccaaGGTCTTCGTCGTCTGTGCGGCCGGAACCAGAAGGTGGAAATCCTGTGAACATCCTCCCGATGGACGAATATGACCGAGTGATTTACAGTGACGATCCTTTGTTTTCTGACATGGAGATCAGTGAAGAAGAGGAACCCAACCAAAAACCCAGGCGTCCCTCCCGCCCCGGGGGTCtgatgttttcatgtttgtCCTTGGGAATCCAATCGAACACAATGATTAAATATGCCATTATAGGAACAGAAGTGCAGAATATATTAAAAGTGTCTTTGAGACGG GCTGAACAAGAGATCCAGGGTTTCAACCGCAGAATCCAACTCCTGGAGGAGGACATGGAGAGATCAGAGGAGCGGCTTCAGAGCGCCACAGAGAAGTTGGAGGAGGCTTCCAAAGCCGCAGACGAGAGTGAAAG aGCCCGACGATGCTTAGAAAATAAGAGTTTATTGGATGATGGACGAATAGACCAACTTGAAGGGGGCATGAAACAGATGGAACTTGTGGCCAATGAGGCCGAACGGAAATACGAAGAG GCTGCACGAAAATTATGTGTACTTGAAGGAGAATTAGAAAGAGCTGAAGAACGTTATGAATTAGCAGAAAG CAAAGTCAAGACCTTAGAAGATGAATTGCATGTAGCCACTAATAGCCTTAAAGCTTTAGAAATTTCTGATGAAAAG GCTTCACAAAGAGAAGACAGTTATGAGGAAACCATCAGAGATCTTACACAGAGGTTGAAGGAT GCTGAAAACCGAGCCACTGAAGCCGAACGAACCGTATCCAAACTTCAGAAGGAAGTAGACAGACTTGAAGGTAGGGCCCAGCATGCCCAGCGGAGTTATCCCCCCCTGTGTGCCCTCAGTCAACTCCACTTAGTAACAGTTGTATCCAACTTTTACTGTTTGTTGGAATAA
- the LOC125649210 gene encoding tropomyosin isoform X31 produces the protein MSMGGAGTLKALKDKMGALREENDILKEKLEVQMRINEGLKQDKENAEQEIQGFNRRIQLLEEDMERSEERLQSATEKLEEASKAADESERNRKVLENLNNASEERTDVLEKQLTEAKLIAEEADKKYDEAARKLAITEVDLERAEARLEAAEAKVYELEEQLSVVANNIKTLQVQNDQASQREDSYEETIRDLTQRLKDAENRATEAERTVSKLQKEVDRLEGRAQHAQRSYPPLCALSQLHLVTVVSNFYCLLE, from the exons ATGTCGATGGGAGGTGCAGGAACACTGAAAGCCCTTAAAGACAAAATGGGCGCTTTAAGGGAAGAAAATGACATTCTAAAGGAAAAACTTGAAGTTCAAATGCGCATCAATGAGGGTCTAAAACAGGATAAAGAGAAT GCTGAACAAGAGATCCAGGGTTTCAACCGCAGAATCCAACTCCTGGAGGAGGACATGGAGAGATCAGAGGAGCGGCTTCAGAGCGCCACAGAGAAGTTGGAGGAGGCTTCCAAAGCCGCAGACGAGAGTGAAAG AAACCGAAAGGTCTTGGAAAATCTCAATAACGCTTCAGAGGAGAGGACCGATGTATTAGAGAAACAACTTACCGAGGCCAAGTTGATCGCAGAGGAGgccgacaaaaaatatgatGAG GCAGCCCGTAAGCTTGCTATCACAGAGGTGGACCTTGAACGCGCAGAGGCAAGACTCGAAGCCGCAGAGGC CAAAGTTTATGAACTAGAGGAACAACTCTCAGTTGTGGCTAACAATATCAAAACCCTGCAAGTTCAAAATGATCAG GCTTCACAAAGAGAAGACAGTTATGAGGAAACCATCAGAGATCTTACACAGAGGTTGAAGGAT GCTGAAAACCGAGCCACTGAAGCCGAACGAACCGTATCCAAACTTCAGAAGGAAGTAGACAGACTTGAAGGTAGGGCCCAGCATGCCCAGCGGAGTTATCCCCCCCTGTGTGCCCTCAGTCAACTCCACTTAGTAACAGTTGTATCCAACTTTTACTGTTTGTTGGAATAA
- the LOC125649210 gene encoding tropomyosin isoform X25: MDSIKKKMIAMKMEKENAQDRAEQLEQQLRDTEEQKAKIEEDLTSLQKKHSNLENEFDTVNEKYQESQTKLEEAEKKASEAEQEIQGFNRRIQLLEEDMERSEERLQSATEKLEEASKAADESERGRKVLESRSFADDERIDALEAQLKEAKYIAEDTDRKYDEAARKLCVLEGELERAEERYELAERKVLELEEELKVVGNNMKSLEISEQEASQREDSYEETIRDLTQRLKDAENRATEAERTVSKLQKEVDRLEGRAQHAQRSYPPLCALSQLHLVTVVSNFYCLLE, encoded by the exons ATGGACAGCATCAAGAAGAAGATGATCGCCATGAAAATGGAGAAAGAAAATGCTCAGGACCGCGCCGAACAGCTTGAGCAGCAGCTAAGGGATACGGAAGAGCAGAAAGCGAAG ATAGAGGAAGATCTCACATCACTGCAGAAAAAGCACTCCAACTTAGAAAATGAGTTCGACACAGTCAACGAGAAATACCAGGAGAGTCAAACCAAACTCGAGGAGGCGGAAAAGAAAGCTTCTGAG GCTGAACAAGAGATCCAGGGTTTCAACCGCAGAATCCAACTCCTGGAGGAGGACATGGAGAGATCAGAGGAGCGGCTTCAGAGCGCCACAGAGAAGTTGGAGGAGGCTTCCAAAGCCGCAGACGAGAGTGAAAG AGGGCGGAAAGTTTTAGAGAGCCGAAGTTTCGCTGATGATGAGCGTATCGATGCTTTAGAGGCACAACTCAAGGAGGCTAAATATATAGCAGAGGACACCGACCGCAAATATGATGAG GCTGCACGAAAATTATGTGTACTTGAAGGAGAATTAGAAAGAGCTGAAGAACGTTATGAATTAGCAGAAAG GAAAGTTTTGGAGTTGGAAGAAGAACTTAAGGTGGTTGGCAACAATATGAAATCATTGGAGATCAGTGAGCAAGAG GCTTCACAAAGAGAAGACAGTTATGAGGAAACCATCAGAGATCTTACACAGAGGTTGAAGGAT GCTGAAAACCGAGCCACTGAAGCCGAACGAACCGTATCCAAACTTCAGAAGGAAGTAGACAGACTTGAAGGTAGGGCCCAGCATGCCCAGCGGAGTTATCCCCCCCTGTGTGCCCTCAGTCAACTCCACTTAGTAACAGTTGTATCCAACTTTTACTGTTTGTTGGAATAA
- the LOC125649210 gene encoding tropomyosin isoform X26 produces MDSIKKKMIAMKMEKENAQDRAEQLEQQLRDTEEQKAKIEEDLTSLQKKHSNLENEFDTVNEKYQESQTKLEEAEKKASEAEQEIQGFNRRIQLLEEDMERSEERLQSATEKLEEASKAADESERARRCLENKSLLDDGRIDQLEGGMKQMELVANEAERKYEEAARKLCVLEGELERAEERYELAERKVLELEEELKVVGNNMKSLEISEQEASQREDSYEETIRDLTQRLKDAENRATEAERTVSKLQKEVDRLEGRAQHAQRSYPPLCALSQLHLVTVVSNFYCLLE; encoded by the exons ATGGACAGCATCAAGAAGAAGATGATCGCCATGAAAATGGAGAAAGAAAATGCTCAGGACCGCGCCGAACAGCTTGAGCAGCAGCTAAGGGATACGGAAGAGCAGAAAGCGAAG ATAGAGGAAGATCTCACATCACTGCAGAAAAAGCACTCCAACTTAGAAAATGAGTTCGACACAGTCAACGAGAAATACCAGGAGAGTCAAACCAAACTCGAGGAGGCGGAAAAGAAAGCTTCTGAG GCTGAACAAGAGATCCAGGGTTTCAACCGCAGAATCCAACTCCTGGAGGAGGACATGGAGAGATCAGAGGAGCGGCTTCAGAGCGCCACAGAGAAGTTGGAGGAGGCTTCCAAAGCCGCAGACGAGAGTGAAAG aGCCCGACGATGCTTAGAAAATAAGAGTTTATTGGATGATGGACGAATAGACCAACTTGAAGGGGGCATGAAACAGATGGAACTTGTGGCCAATGAGGCCGAACGGAAATACGAAGAG GCTGCACGAAAATTATGTGTACTTGAAGGAGAATTAGAAAGAGCTGAAGAACGTTATGAATTAGCAGAAAG GAAAGTTTTGGAGTTGGAAGAAGAACTTAAGGTGGTTGGCAACAATATGAAATCATTGGAGATCAGTGAGCAAGAG GCTTCACAAAGAGAAGACAGTTATGAGGAAACCATCAGAGATCTTACACAGAGGTTGAAGGAT GCTGAAAACCGAGCCACTGAAGCCGAACGAACCGTATCCAAACTTCAGAAGGAAGTAGACAGACTTGAAGGTAGGGCCCAGCATGCCCAGCGGAGTTATCCCCCCCTGTGTGCCCTCAGTCAACTCCACTTAGTAACAGTTGTATCCAACTTTTACTGTTTGTTGGAATAA
- the LOC125649210 gene encoding tropomyosin isoform X32, translating into MSMGGAGTLKALKDKMGALREENDILKEKLEVQMRINEGLKQDKENAEQEIQGFNRRIQLLEEDMERSEERLQSATEKLEEASKAADESERNRKVLENLNNASEERTDVLEKQLTEAKLIAEEADKKYDEAARKLAITEVDLERAEARLEAAEAKVLELEEELKVVGNNMKSLEISEQEASQREDSYEETIRDLTQRLKDAENRATEAERTVSKLQKEVDRLEGRAQHAQRSYPPLCALSQLHLVTVVSNFYCLLE; encoded by the exons ATGTCGATGGGAGGTGCAGGAACACTGAAAGCCCTTAAAGACAAAATGGGCGCTTTAAGGGAAGAAAATGACATTCTAAAGGAAAAACTTGAAGTTCAAATGCGCATCAATGAGGGTCTAAAACAGGATAAAGAGAAT GCTGAACAAGAGATCCAGGGTTTCAACCGCAGAATCCAACTCCTGGAGGAGGACATGGAGAGATCAGAGGAGCGGCTTCAGAGCGCCACAGAGAAGTTGGAGGAGGCTTCCAAAGCCGCAGACGAGAGTGAAAG AAACCGAAAGGTCTTGGAAAATCTCAATAACGCTTCAGAGGAGAGGACCGATGTATTAGAGAAACAACTTACCGAGGCCAAGTTGATCGCAGAGGAGgccgacaaaaaatatgatGAG GCAGCCCGTAAGCTTGCTATCACAGAGGTGGACCTTGAACGCGCAGAGGCAAGACTCGAAGCCGCAGAGGC GAAAGTTTTGGAGTTGGAAGAAGAACTTAAGGTGGTTGGCAACAATATGAAATCATTGGAGATCAGTGAGCAAGAG GCTTCACAAAGAGAAGACAGTTATGAGGAAACCATCAGAGATCTTACACAGAGGTTGAAGGAT GCTGAAAACCGAGCCACTGAAGCCGAACGAACCGTATCCAAACTTCAGAAGGAAGTAGACAGACTTGAAGGTAGGGCCCAGCATGCCCAGCGGAGTTATCCCCCCCTGTGTGCCCTCAGTCAACTCCACTTAGTAACAGTTGTATCCAACTTTTACTGTTTGTTGGAATAA
- the LOC125649210 gene encoding tropomyosin isoform X23: protein MDSIKKKMIAMKMEKENAQDRAEQLEQQLRDTEEQKAKIEEDLTSLQKKHSNLENEFDTVNEKYQESQTKLEEAEKKASEAEQEIQGFNRRIQLLEEDMERSEERLQSATEKLEEASKAADESERNRKVLENLNNASEERTDVLEKQLTEAKLIAEEADKKYDEAARKLAITEVDLERAEARLEAAEAKVLELEEELKVVGNNMKSLEISEQEASQREDSYEETIRDLTQRLKDAENRATEAERTVSKLQKEVDRLEGRAQHAQRSYPPLCALSQLHLVTVVSNFYCLLE, encoded by the exons ATGGACAGCATCAAGAAGAAGATGATCGCCATGAAAATGGAGAAAGAAAATGCTCAGGACCGCGCCGAACAGCTTGAGCAGCAGCTAAGGGATACGGAAGAGCAGAAAGCGAAG ATAGAGGAAGATCTCACATCACTGCAGAAAAAGCACTCCAACTTAGAAAATGAGTTCGACACAGTCAACGAGAAATACCAGGAGAGTCAAACCAAACTCGAGGAGGCGGAAAAGAAAGCTTCTGAG GCTGAACAAGAGATCCAGGGTTTCAACCGCAGAATCCAACTCCTGGAGGAGGACATGGAGAGATCAGAGGAGCGGCTTCAGAGCGCCACAGAGAAGTTGGAGGAGGCTTCCAAAGCCGCAGACGAGAGTGAAAG AAACCGAAAGGTCTTGGAAAATCTCAATAACGCTTCAGAGGAGAGGACCGATGTATTAGAGAAACAACTTACCGAGGCCAAGTTGATCGCAGAGGAGgccgacaaaaaatatgatGAG GCAGCCCGTAAGCTTGCTATCACAGAGGTGGACCTTGAACGCGCAGAGGCAAGACTCGAAGCCGCAGAGGC GAAAGTTTTGGAGTTGGAAGAAGAACTTAAGGTGGTTGGCAACAATATGAAATCATTGGAGATCAGTGAGCAAGAG GCTTCACAAAGAGAAGACAGTTATGAGGAAACCATCAGAGATCTTACACAGAGGTTGAAGGAT GCTGAAAACCGAGCCACTGAAGCCGAACGAACCGTATCCAAACTTCAGAAGGAAGTAGACAGACTTGAAGGTAGGGCCCAGCATGCCCAGCGGAGTTATCCCCCCCTGTGTGCCCTCAGTCAACTCCACTTAGTAACAGTTGTATCCAACTTTTACTGTTTGTTGGAATAA
- the LOC125649210 gene encoding tropomyosin isoform X24 has product MDSIKKKMIAMKMEKENAQDRAEQLEQQLRDTEEQKAKIEEDLTSLQKKHSNLENEFDTVNEKYQESQTKLEEAEKKASEAEQEIQGFNRRIQLLEEDMERSEERLQSATEKLEEASKAADESERGRRTLESRQRTDETRMDDMESKMRQLTDVADQSENRYTEAARKLCVLEGELERAEERYELAESKVKTLEDELHVATNSLKALEISDEKASQREDSYEETIRDLTQRLKDAENRATEAERTVSKLQKEVDRLEGRAQHAQRSYPPLCALSQLHLVTVVSNFYCLLE; this is encoded by the exons ATGGACAGCATCAAGAAGAAGATGATCGCCATGAAAATGGAGAAAGAAAATGCTCAGGACCGCGCCGAACAGCTTGAGCAGCAGCTAAGGGATACGGAAGAGCAGAAAGCGAAG ATAGAGGAAGATCTCACATCACTGCAGAAAAAGCACTCCAACTTAGAAAATGAGTTCGACACAGTCAACGAGAAATACCAGGAGAGTCAAACCAAACTCGAGGAGGCGGAAAAGAAAGCTTCTGAG GCTGAACAAGAGATCCAGGGTTTCAACCGCAGAATCCAACTCCTGGAGGAGGACATGGAGAGATCAGAGGAGCGGCTTCAGAGCGCCACAGAGAAGTTGGAGGAGGCTTCCAAAGCCGCAGACGAGAGTGAAAG AGGTCGCAGAACCCTAGAAAGCCGGCAGCGAACAGATGAAACTCGAATGGATGACATGGAAAGCAAAATGCGACAACTGACCGACGTCGCTGACCAGTCAGAGAACCGATATACAGAG GCTGCACGAAAATTATGTGTACTTGAAGGAGAATTAGAAAGAGCTGAAGAACGTTATGAATTAGCAGAAAG CAAAGTCAAGACCTTAGAAGATGAATTGCATGTAGCCACTAATAGCCTTAAAGCTTTAGAAATTTCTGATGAAAAG GCTTCACAAAGAGAAGACAGTTATGAGGAAACCATCAGAGATCTTACACAGAGGTTGAAGGAT GCTGAAAACCGAGCCACTGAAGCCGAACGAACCGTATCCAAACTTCAGAAGGAAGTAGACAGACTTGAAGGTAGGGCCCAGCATGCCCAGCGGAGTTATCCCCCCCTGTGTGCCCTCAGTCAACTCCACTTAGTAACAGTTGTATCCAACTTTTACTGTTTGTTGGAATAA
- the LOC125649210 gene encoding tropomyosin isoform X35, which translates to MSMGGAGTLKALKDKMGALREENDILKEKLEVQMRINEGLKQDKENAEQEIQGFNRRIQLLEEDMERSEERLQSATEKLEEASKAADESERGRRTLESRQRTDETRMDDMESKMRQLTDVADQSENRYTEAARKLCVLEGELERAEERYELAESKVKTLEDELHVATNSLKALEISDEKASQREDSYEETIRDLTQRLKDAENRATEAERTVSKLQKEVDRLEGRAQHAQRSYPPLCALSQLHLVTVVSNFYCLLE; encoded by the exons ATGTCGATGGGAGGTGCAGGAACACTGAAAGCCCTTAAAGACAAAATGGGCGCTTTAAGGGAAGAAAATGACATTCTAAAGGAAAAACTTGAAGTTCAAATGCGCATCAATGAGGGTCTAAAACAGGATAAAGAGAAT GCTGAACAAGAGATCCAGGGTTTCAACCGCAGAATCCAACTCCTGGAGGAGGACATGGAGAGATCAGAGGAGCGGCTTCAGAGCGCCACAGAGAAGTTGGAGGAGGCTTCCAAAGCCGCAGACGAGAGTGAAAG AGGTCGCAGAACCCTAGAAAGCCGGCAGCGAACAGATGAAACTCGAATGGATGACATGGAAAGCAAAATGCGACAACTGACCGACGTCGCTGACCAGTCAGAGAACCGATATACAGAG GCTGCACGAAAATTATGTGTACTTGAAGGAGAATTAGAAAGAGCTGAAGAACGTTATGAATTAGCAGAAAG CAAAGTCAAGACCTTAGAAGATGAATTGCATGTAGCCACTAATAGCCTTAAAGCTTTAGAAATTTCTGATGAAAAG GCTTCACAAAGAGAAGACAGTTATGAGGAAACCATCAGAGATCTTACACAGAGGTTGAAGGAT GCTGAAAACCGAGCCACTGAAGCCGAACGAACCGTATCCAAACTTCAGAAGGAAGTAGACAGACTTGAAGGTAGGGCCCAGCATGCCCAGCGGAGTTATCCCCCCCTGTGTGCCCTCAGTCAACTCCACTTAGTAACAGTTGTATCCAACTTTTACTGTTTGTTGGAATAA
- the LOC125649210 gene encoding tropomyosin isoform X36: MSMGGAGTLKALKDKMGALREENDILKEKLEVQMRINEGLKQDKENAEQEIQGFNRRIQLLEEDMERSEERLQSATEKLEEASKAADESERARRCLENKSLLDDGRIDQLEGGMKQMELVANEAERKYEEAARKLCVLEGELERAEERYELAESKVKTLEDELHVATNSLKALEISDEKASQREDSYEETIRDLTQRLKDAENRATEAERTVSKLQKEVDRLEGRAQHAQRSYPPLCALSQLHLVTVVSNFYCLLE; encoded by the exons ATGTCGATGGGAGGTGCAGGAACACTGAAAGCCCTTAAAGACAAAATGGGCGCTTTAAGGGAAGAAAATGACATTCTAAAGGAAAAACTTGAAGTTCAAATGCGCATCAATGAGGGTCTAAAACAGGATAAAGAGAAT GCTGAACAAGAGATCCAGGGTTTCAACCGCAGAATCCAACTCCTGGAGGAGGACATGGAGAGATCAGAGGAGCGGCTTCAGAGCGCCACAGAGAAGTTGGAGGAGGCTTCCAAAGCCGCAGACGAGAGTGAAAG aGCCCGACGATGCTTAGAAAATAAGAGTTTATTGGATGATGGACGAATAGACCAACTTGAAGGGGGCATGAAACAGATGGAACTTGTGGCCAATGAGGCCGAACGGAAATACGAAGAG GCTGCACGAAAATTATGTGTACTTGAAGGAGAATTAGAAAGAGCTGAAGAACGTTATGAATTAGCAGAAAG CAAAGTCAAGACCTTAGAAGATGAATTGCATGTAGCCACTAATAGCCTTAAAGCTTTAGAAATTTCTGATGAAAAG GCTTCACAAAGAGAAGACAGTTATGAGGAAACCATCAGAGATCTTACACAGAGGTTGAAGGAT GCTGAAAACCGAGCCACTGAAGCCGAACGAACCGTATCCAAACTTCAGAAGGAAGTAGACAGACTTGAAGGTAGGGCCCAGCATGCCCAGCGGAGTTATCCCCCCCTGTGTGCCCTCAGTCAACTCCACTTAGTAACAGTTGTATCCAACTTTTACTGTTTGTTGGAATAA
- the LOC125649210 gene encoding tropomyosin isoform X34 — MSMGGAGTLKALKDKMGALREENDILKEKLEVQMRINEGLKQDKENAEQEIQGFNRRIQLLEEDMERSEERLQSATEKLEEASKAADESERGRKVLESRSFADDERIDALEAQLKEAKYIAEDTDRKYDEAARKLCVLEGELERAEERYELAERKVLELEEELKVVGNNMKSLEISEQEASQREDSYEETIRDLTQRLKDAENRATEAERTVSKLQKEVDRLEGRAQHAQRSYPPLCALSQLHLVTVVSNFYCLLE, encoded by the exons ATGTCGATGGGAGGTGCAGGAACACTGAAAGCCCTTAAAGACAAAATGGGCGCTTTAAGGGAAGAAAATGACATTCTAAAGGAAAAACTTGAAGTTCAAATGCGCATCAATGAGGGTCTAAAACAGGATAAAGAGAAT GCTGAACAAGAGATCCAGGGTTTCAACCGCAGAATCCAACTCCTGGAGGAGGACATGGAGAGATCAGAGGAGCGGCTTCAGAGCGCCACAGAGAAGTTGGAGGAGGCTTCCAAAGCCGCAGACGAGAGTGAAAG AGGGCGGAAAGTTTTAGAGAGCCGAAGTTTCGCTGATGATGAGCGTATCGATGCTTTAGAGGCACAACTCAAGGAGGCTAAATATATAGCAGAGGACACCGACCGCAAATATGATGAG GCTGCACGAAAATTATGTGTACTTGAAGGAGAATTAGAAAGAGCTGAAGAACGTTATGAATTAGCAGAAAG GAAAGTTTTGGAGTTGGAAGAAGAACTTAAGGTGGTTGGCAACAATATGAAATCATTGGAGATCAGTGAGCAAGAG GCTTCACAAAGAGAAGACAGTTATGAGGAAACCATCAGAGATCTTACACAGAGGTTGAAGGAT GCTGAAAACCGAGCCACTGAAGCCGAACGAACCGTATCCAAACTTCAGAAGGAAGTAGACAGACTTGAAGGTAGGGCCCAGCATGCCCAGCGGAGTTATCCCCCCCTGTGTGCCCTCAGTCAACTCCACTTAGTAACAGTTGTATCCAACTTTTACTGTTTGTTGGAATAA
- the LOC125649210 gene encoding tropomyosin isoform X33, which yields MSMGGAGTLKALKDKMGALREENDILKEKLEVQMRINEGLKQDKENAEQEIQGFNRRIQLLEEDMERSEERLQSATEKLEEASKAADESERARRCLENKSLLDDGRIDQLEGGMKQMELVANEAERKYEEAARKLCVLEGELERAEERYELAERKVLELEEELKVVGNNMKSLEISEQEASQREDSYEETIRDLTQRLKDAENRATEAERTVSKLQKEVDRLEGRAQHAQRSYPPLCALSQLHLVTVVSNFYCLLE from the exons ATGTCGATGGGAGGTGCAGGAACACTGAAAGCCCTTAAAGACAAAATGGGCGCTTTAAGGGAAGAAAATGACATTCTAAAGGAAAAACTTGAAGTTCAAATGCGCATCAATGAGGGTCTAAAACAGGATAAAGAGAAT GCTGAACAAGAGATCCAGGGTTTCAACCGCAGAATCCAACTCCTGGAGGAGGACATGGAGAGATCAGAGGAGCGGCTTCAGAGCGCCACAGAGAAGTTGGAGGAGGCTTCCAAAGCCGCAGACGAGAGTGAAAG aGCCCGACGATGCTTAGAAAATAAGAGTTTATTGGATGATGGACGAATAGACCAACTTGAAGGGGGCATGAAACAGATGGAACTTGTGGCCAATGAGGCCGAACGGAAATACGAAGAG GCTGCACGAAAATTATGTGTACTTGAAGGAGAATTAGAAAGAGCTGAAGAACGTTATGAATTAGCAGAAAG GAAAGTTTTGGAGTTGGAAGAAGAACTTAAGGTGGTTGGCAACAATATGAAATCATTGGAGATCAGTGAGCAAGAG GCTTCACAAAGAGAAGACAGTTATGAGGAAACCATCAGAGATCTTACACAGAGGTTGAAGGAT GCTGAAAACCGAGCCACTGAAGCCGAACGAACCGTATCCAAACTTCAGAAGGAAGTAGACAGACTTGAAGGTAGGGCCCAGCATGCCCAGCGGAGTTATCCCCCCCTGTGTGCCCTCAGTCAACTCCACTTAGTAACAGTTGTATCCAACTTTTACTGTTTGTTGGAATAA